The following coding sequences are from one Lysinibacillus sp. FSL W8-0992 window:
- the menH gene encoding 2-succinyl-6-hydroxy-2,4-cyclohexadiene-1-carboxylate synthase, translating to MAKLIIRGLETHVDIWNEAAGQTIVALHGFTGSTATWRNLAKDLPHMRIVAIDLIGHGQTAVPEQDSRFTMDEQLRDLEEIFSQFQLETFTLLGYSMGGRIALSYTIAYPHRVEKLLLESASPGLRTSKERIERCERDDALATKITNNGVQSFVHAWENIPLFESQKRLSNNARQAVRSERLAQSEMGLAGSLRGIGTGMQPSNWGNLTQLELPVLLITGSLDVKFCNIALEMKALLKNGKHMTVNDVGHAIHVENPAEFATIVNEYLT from the coding sequence ATGGCAAAGCTAATAATTCGTGGTCTTGAGACACATGTAGATATTTGGAATGAAGCAGCAGGGCAAACAATTGTTGCCCTGCATGGCTTTACTGGAAGTACCGCTACATGGCGAAATTTGGCGAAGGATCTTCCGCATATGCGTATCGTAGCAATTGATTTAATCGGTCATGGTCAAACAGCTGTGCCGGAACAAGATAGCCGCTTTACAATGGATGAACAATTGCGTGATTTAGAGGAGATTTTTAGTCAATTTCAATTAGAGACATTTACATTGCTTGGCTATTCAATGGGTGGACGTATAGCATTATCCTATACGATAGCTTACCCGCATCGTGTTGAGAAGTTATTGTTAGAAAGTGCTTCTCCTGGTTTGCGAACATCAAAAGAGCGTATTGAGCGTTGTGAGCGTGATGATGCGTTAGCAACGAAAATTACGAATAATGGTGTGCAGTCCTTCGTTCATGCGTGGGAAAATATACCGTTATTCGAGTCGCAAAAACGGTTATCTAATAATGCAAGACAAGCTGTACGATCAGAGCGACTGGCTCAAAGTGAGATGGGCTTGGCTGGCAGTTTACGGGGAATTGGAACTGGCATGCAGCCGTCAAATTGGGGCAATTTAACACAATTAGAATTACCTGTGTTATTAATTACCGGATCGTTAGATGTTAAATTTTGTAATATTGCATTAGAAATGAAAGCGTTATTAAAAAATGGAAAGCATATGACAGTAAATGACGTTGGACATGCAATTCATGTGGAAAATCCAGCTGAATTTGCTACAATAGTAAATGAGTATTTAACGTAA